DNA sequence from the Candidatus Cloacimonadota bacterium genome:
GATAGAATAGAGATTAGAGGAGAATTATGTTTGTTCCCAGTGCAAAATCGAGTTTGAGTTTATTAGTTCTGCTGATAGTTTCGATATTATTATTTATTTGGGTAGAAAATTCCCGCGTTTACGTTAGCGAAAAATATTTTGAAGAAAAAATGGCTGCTGCCAATTTGATGCAGAAAGCCATGAACACGATCAAAGAACATCGCCTCAGCCAGGATGTGTTCATCGATGAAGTGAACGATCCCAACCTGACCGGATTGATCGGAGAGAAACAATCGCTGATCGTTACGGATAGAGGAAATCTGACAGCGAAATTGACCAGTTTGAATCCCAATCTGGCGGCTGCTCTGGTCGATATTTTTAAGAAGGCAAAACTGCAGAAAGGTGATAAAGTAGCCATGAGTTGTACAGGTTCGTTTCCTGCCATGAATATTGCTGTGATGAGTGCTGCCAAAATAATGGAACTGGATCTGGTCATCATATCTTCGGTTGGAGCTTCCATGTTTGGCGCTACCGATCCCGATTTTACCTGGCTCGATATGGAATCACTTCTGAACGATAAAAATATTTTTGAATATAGAAGTTATGCAGCTTCTCTGGGCGGCGGA
Encoded proteins:
- the pgsW gene encoding poly-gamma-glutamate system protein, producing the protein MFVPSAKSSLSLLVLLIVSILLFIWVENSRVYVSEKYFEEKMAAANLMQKAMNTIKEHRLSQDVFIDEVNDPNLTGLIGEKQSLIVTDRGNLTAKLTSLNPNLAAALVDIFKKAKLQKGDKVAMSCTGSFPAMNIAVMSAAKIMELDLVIISSVGASMFGATDPDFTWLDMESLLNDKNIFEYRSYAASLGGGRDLGRGLNVLGREKIIEAIERNNITLVHEETLEQNISKKMEFFEDAAQGKPYDLYINVGGGLSSLGNSINGRLLKPGFHKYVNLKNIPLKGTMFLMADKKIPVLHLLDISRFARTYDLPDAPDPLPEPGTGNMFKDEIYNVTIASIALAILVILVLLVIFFDHKQLKLRHDEIEI